Proteins from a genomic interval of Streptomyces sp. NBC_01445:
- a CDS encoding glycoside hydrolase family 3 protein, whose translation MKPTAQKSTIRNEGHPYQNPELPVEQRVEDLLSRMTLAEKAGQFFHTMLAMKPDGSTVEKGNVGVMPLDTTALLKGQFMTHFNLMGTYEPGAMARWHNTLQSMAADTRLGIPVTLSTDPRHAFTDNVGASFNAGAFSAWPEPIGLAALRDPKLVYEFADTVRREYLAVGFRVALHPQIDLASEPRWSRQNGTFGSDAALTSQLVRAYVHGLQGDTLGKQSVSAMVKHFPGGGPQLDGEDPHFPWGKEQIYPGGMRDLHLEPFKAAIAAGCAQMMPYYGQPIGTDWEEVGFGFNKGVVQGLLRDRLGFDGIVCTDWGLISDAEIFGEMHEARAWGLESLTELEKAARVLDAGCDQFGGESRTDLIIELVESGRIPEYRLDQSLRRILRDKFVLGLFDAPYVDADAAAETVGRTDFTEAGAKAQRRSLTLLTNPGGTLPVTGRPKLYVENVTAKTAAQYGKLVDAPEQADLAVLRLRTPYEPRPNTFESFFHSGTLAFTPEELKPILDLLATVPTVVCINLERAAVIPEIAERAAALVADYGASDTALLDIAFGKAKPEGRLPFELPRSMEAVAASRPDVPNDTENPLFPYRAGLTL comes from the coding sequence ATGAAGCCCACGGCACAGAAGTCCACGATCCGCAACGAAGGCCACCCGTACCAGAACCCCGAACTCCCCGTGGAGCAGCGGGTTGAAGATCTCCTGAGCCGGATGACGCTCGCTGAGAAGGCCGGCCAGTTCTTCCACACCATGCTCGCCATGAAGCCGGACGGCTCCACGGTCGAGAAGGGCAACGTCGGCGTCATGCCGCTGGACACCACGGCCCTACTGAAGGGCCAGTTCATGACCCACTTCAACCTCATGGGGACGTACGAGCCTGGCGCCATGGCGCGCTGGCACAACACCCTCCAGTCGATGGCCGCCGACACCCGCCTCGGCATCCCGGTCACGCTCTCCACCGACCCGCGCCACGCCTTTACCGACAACGTCGGCGCGTCCTTCAACGCGGGCGCCTTCTCCGCTTGGCCCGAGCCCATCGGCCTCGCGGCCCTGCGCGATCCGAAGCTGGTGTACGAGTTCGCGGACACGGTGCGCCGGGAGTACCTCGCCGTCGGCTTCCGGGTGGCCCTGCACCCGCAGATCGACCTGGCCAGCGAGCCGCGCTGGTCCCGCCAGAACGGCACCTTCGGCTCGGACGCGGCCCTCACCTCGCAGCTGGTCCGCGCCTACGTTCACGGCCTCCAGGGCGACACGCTCGGCAAGCAGTCGGTGTCCGCGATGGTCAAGCACTTCCCCGGCGGTGGCCCCCAACTGGACGGCGAGGACCCGCACTTCCCCTGGGGCAAGGAGCAGATCTACCCCGGCGGCATGCGCGACCTGCACCTCGAACCCTTCAAGGCGGCCATCGCAGCCGGGTGCGCGCAGATGATGCCGTACTACGGCCAGCCCATCGGCACCGACTGGGAGGAAGTCGGCTTCGGCTTCAACAAGGGCGTCGTGCAAGGTCTGTTGCGTGACCGCCTCGGTTTCGACGGCATCGTCTGCACCGACTGGGGCCTGATCAGCGACGCGGAGATCTTCGGTGAGATGCACGAGGCGCGCGCCTGGGGCCTCGAATCGCTCACCGAACTGGAGAAGGCGGCGCGGGTCCTGGACGCGGGCTGCGACCAGTTCGGCGGCGAATCCCGCACGGACCTGATCATCGAGCTCGTCGAGTCTGGGCGGATCCCCGAGTACCGCCTGGACCAGTCCCTGCGGCGCATCCTGCGCGACAAGTTCGTCCTCGGACTCTTCGACGCCCCGTACGTCGATGCCGACGCGGCTGCCGAGACGGTGGGCCGCACCGACTTCACCGAAGCAGGTGCGAAGGCACAGCGCCGCTCGCTGACGCTGCTTACCAACCCGGGCGGCACTCTGCCCGTCACCGGTCGCCCGAAGTTGTACGTCGAGAACGTGACAGCCAAAACAGCCGCGCAGTACGGCAAGTTGGTGGACGCGCCCGAGCAGGCCGATCTCGCGGTACTACGCCTGCGCACGCCGTACGAACCTCGTCCCAACACCTTCGAGTCGTTCTTCCACTCCGGCACGCTCGCCTTCACGCCCGAGGAACTGAAGCCGATCCTCGACCTCCTTGCCACGGTCCCGACGGTCGTCTGCATCAACCTGGAGCGGGCGGCCGTCATCCCGGAGATCGCCGAACGCGCCGCAGCCCTCGTCGCCGACTACGGGGCGAGCGACACCGCACTCCTGGATATCGCCTTCGGCAAGGCCAAGCCGGAAGGACGGCTGCCCTTTGAGCTCCCGCGCTCCATGGAGGCCGTGGCGGCCTCCCGTCCCGATGTCCCCAACGACACGGAGAACCCGCTGTTCCCGTACAGGGCGG